Within the Candidatus Izemoplasma sp. genome, the region AATTTCTGAAGATTTTGAGTATATAACAAGTAATGACAGATCATTTGTACCATCATTATATTACACTTTAGCACTATCTTTGAAAGTACAGAGAAAGTACCAGGAAGTCTTAGACATTTGCAATCTTGGAATCGAATATTCATTAACATACGAAACCTCAAATGCTCTTGCTCATCTACTCTATATGAAAGCCTCTACGCATGATGATTTAGGTGACACAGAGCAAGCGTTAAAAGTTGCTAAAAAAGCTTTTATGCAATTGATCATTGAAGATAAGCCTGAAAAATTCAATAGTTTTAACAAGTTGTTTGAAAATAGATTCAATATGAAAGTAAGTGACATAATAAAAATCGATTGATAGTGAATAATCAATCGATTTATTTTGTGGATAATTTATTAATTAATTGGGTAATTTCTCTTATTGCTGGGACTTCATCAACGCCTTCTGCTTCAATTTCAATTAATGCCCCTTGGTTTACTCCCAAACTAAGTACACTCATGATTGACTTCAAGTCAGTTGAAACTCCTTCATGAGTGATCGTTATTTTTGATTGAAATTCATTGGCTTTGTGGACTAACATCGTTGCTGGTCTAGCATGTAATCCTTCTTTATTACGAATAACATACACGCGTTTCATTCTATTCACCAACCCATTCTTTCATTTGGTTATAATATGTTTCGTTTTTATCACCATCAAAATAGAATTTAATTTTATCGCCAATAACATGAATCCCTTTTGCACCAAATGCTAATAAAGCATCGGTATTAAACTTATTCCCATCAGGAACATGTAAAATGATTTTATTGCGTTTAAACTCTATTTTATTAACATCTTCATTTATAATCAATTGATGAAGTTCATCAATTTCGACTTTTTTTGGTTCAGGCTTACTATTCTTCTTTACAATAAAGATAACGATTGCGACTACGATCAGTAGTGCTATTCCAATATAGATATATTCCAATGTGACACCTCCTATCAATTATAGTTTATCATATTGATGGTTGTTTTAAAATATTAATGAGTTATAATTATACTATAATATATTATTAGGATGTGATTTTTATGGTTGTTGTTGCGAAGACGCAAAAAGAAATATTAGATAATGTGTTGGTTCGGGGAAAAGTGTTTATTGTCGAACAAGAAATTGATTGGGAAATTGAATTTGACGGTTTAGATGATCAATGTGTCTTATTTACTGCTTATGATGATAAAACCCATCAGCCAATTGGCGCAGCTAGATTATACAAAAATAAAGTTGGTCGCGTCGCAACCTTAAAAGCGTTTAGAAAACAAGGTGTTGCAACAGAGATTATGGCCAAAATTGAAGAATATGCAAACAATAATCAAATACCAGAACTTGTGCTTCATGCTCAGTTATATGTGAAAGACTTTTATGAGCATCTTAACTATATTCCAGTTGGAGACATTTTCGAAGAAGCGAATATCAAACACATTAAAATGGTTAAAAAAATAACACCTTGAGTCTAATGACTTAAGGTGTTTATATTATAAAGTGTTAATGATCAGCATTGTTGCTAAAGTGAAATAAACACTTAACGCAAGGATGTCGTTTATCACTGTAACAAATGGCCCACTTGCAACTGCTGGATCGATATTGATGGCATTGATTAACATCGGTATAAAGGCACCTGCAAAGGTCGATACCGTTAAACTAATAACAATTGAGATTGAAACAACAAATGCAATATCAAATGCATATACGTTATTAATCAACAGCAAGAAACTAAATGATACTAAAAATAAAACTAGGCCAATGATAATACCATTCAGTAGTCCTGTACCAATTTCACGTATAAGGTGATTTCTGATTAATGCCTTATTTGAAAAAGCATCATTATTTAATGCTCTTACGGTAACCGCAAGAGCTTGTGTTCCGGTGTTCCCTGCCATCCCTAAAATCATCGGCATAAAGAGTGCAATTGTTGGCACCTGATCTAAGGCTCCTTCAAACTGACTAATTATAGCAGAGGTAACAAACCCTAAAACACTTAATACAATTAACCATGGTAGACGTTTTTTTGTACTTAGCCATACTGTTTCACTACTACTATCAATTTCGATATCACTAACCCCGGCAAACATTCCATAGTCTTCTTGTGCCTCTTCTTCGATAACATCGACGATATCGTCAATGGTAATGATTCCTAACATTCGGTTAAGTGAATCGACAACCGGCAAGTTTGTGAAATCGTAATCTTTAAAGATACTGGCAACATCTTCTTGGTCATAATGGGTTTTCACACTGATGATTCGATCATTCATAATATCTTTTATCTGTTGGCCTTTTCTAGCTAAAATCATTTCTCTTAAAGAAAGTGTTCCAACCAAAGTATTTTTAGCATCAGTAATATATATCGTATTAATTGTTTCCGCTTCTACTGCTTGTTTCAATAGTTTTTTCATACCTGACTCTACACTATCTTTGACACTGATTTCAACATACGCTGTGGTCATGATTGCCCCAGCGGTATCTTCTTCATACCGAAGCAGTTGTTTTATCGTTGATCGATGCTCTTCGTCCATTAAACGGAGATATCCTGTTTGTTCTCCAGGCTCCATCATTTCAATAACATCAACCGCATCATCAATATCCAGTTCTTGAATAATATTTACAATTAATCGTGGAGGCATTTCTGTAAATAAATCTAAAATGTATTCTTCTTCTAAGAATGAAAAAATAAGTGCAAGTTCTTCAGCATTTAATTGTTCATACACGTTATCTCGCGCAGATTCTTCTAATGATAATATAGCCTGCGCCAAGTCATAGGGATGATATTCAAAAAGTGTTTCTGTATCGATGGTTTCAGCCATATATAATTCATGTATTTTCATTTCTACTGTATTGTCCATAATTGCCCTCCAATCTAATTATATTGTATCACACCTCTTTTTAGAATACCAAGCAAGACGATTATTAATGTAACAAAATTCTGATTTTCATTCTTTCATTGAAAAATTTTCATTGCTCGATTATAATTAGTATAGAGAGTAGGTAATGAATATGGAAAAAGTATATGAAGCAATTATTGAAATTCCCATGGGAACAAAGAATAAGTATGAAATCGATAAAGAACGTAATCGGATTAAACTCGATCGCGTTTTATATTCACCAATGACATATCCTGCAGAATACGGATACATAGAAAATACATTGGCTGAAGATAACGATCCGTTAGATATATTGGTCATTTCAAGCAGTAAAACATTCCCTGGATGTATTGTCGATGCAAGAGTTGTTGGATATCTCAATATGATTGATAATGGTGAGCCTGATCAAAAGATTATTGCAGTAATGAATAAGGATCCACGCTTTTCACATATCAATGAAATTAATGATATCCAAGAACATACATTAAGGGAAATCAAACACTTCTTCAAAACCTATAAAGACTTACAACAAAATAAAATCGTTGAAGTGAAAGAATTCCATGATAAAATTGATGCATTAGAGTTGATACAAGAGTGTAAAAAACGCTATATTGGAGTTAAAGAATAGTAAAGGAGAAATTTATTATGGCTAACAAAGTTAATGTAACGTTTTTAGAATCAACTGAAGGTGTCGCGAAAACTGAGCACTTTCATACTGACATCAGTTTTACAGGTAAGGCATTTGCCCCTTATGAGTTATTGTTAAGTGGGTTTGCATCTTGTTTGCATGCGACTTTCATGGGTATTGCAAAGAAGATGAAAGTTGATTATGAGTCTGTGAATTATGATGTCACTGGTGAAAAACGCGAAAAAGTCCCAACGTTTCTAAAACATGTATTAGTAAAAGTAACGGTTACTGGGGTAGAAGAAAACCAACAAAATAAATTCAAGAAAGCAATGGAAACTGCAGAACGGTATTGTAGCATTTCAGCAATGATAGCAAAAGTCGCTGAATTAGAATTTGAGTTTAAATTTGAATAAGAGGTAAATGTCTCTTTTTTTATGCATATAAAAACTGCCCCATTTTTTATATTTTTCTATATCAATATTTTTGAGTGCCAGTTCACTCGTTGCATCATTTTTACTCCAACTAATTCAATGTTATCTGTCAACTTCAAGATCTCAAATGTCTGTCTTTAAAAACAATCTTATCAATATAAATATGTAATTGTCATTGAATTCTTTTGTTCTACTATTTCTAATTATTTTATCAATGATCATTCACATTTTAGTGAATCGCTTTATTTAGAACACTCTATTATAATTTTACACAAAAACGGTATATTTTTTATAAAATAAGGAAGTATTGTATTTGTTACAATATTATGATATAATAAAATTGTAATGGTTACAATATCTAGTATTTTATAAAATTTATGACACCCAACTGTTGAAACCGTGGTTAATAATGATAATTTGAATGGACTCTTAATTCATTATAATGAACAAATAAAAAGATCTATGTCGAAGTTATCAAATATATAATATAAAGGAGAGCAAGATATGTCAGAAGAAGAAAACAAAGTTGTTAATGAACCATCTAAAGTAACTAGAATGCCACTAATTGGTGATGATGCACCAGCATTTAAGGCAACCACAACGCAAGGGGAGATTAACTTCCCAGAAGATTATGAAGGAAAATGGGTGATTTTATTTTCACATCCTGCTGATTTTACTCCAGTATGTACTTCTGAATTTATTACATTCGCAACAATGATTGATGATTTCAAAGAATTGAATACAGAATTGATTGGACTTAGTGTGGATAGTTTGTACGCACACATTGCGTGGCTAAGAACCATTCAAGAAAAAATTGATTGGAATGGACATAGTGGTGTGGAAGTAACATTCCCATTAATCGAAGACATTAGTATGAATGTAGCAAGTAAATTTGGCATGATTCAACCTAATCAATCATCAACACAGGCTGTAAGAGCTGTATTTGTAATTGATCCAGAGGCAAAAATTAGAACGATTCTTTACTACCCATTATCAACAGGTCGTAACTTTGATGAAATTAAGCGTATTGTTCAAGCATTGCAATTTGCAGATAAACATGGTGCGGCGACTCCTGCGGATTGGCGTCCGGGAGATGACTATATCGTGCCACCTGCAGGATCTTGTGGTAAAGCGAAAGAACGTATGGAAGGTGTAGATGCTGATTATTGTTTAGATTGGTTTATGTGCTTTAAAAAAGGTGAAAAAACAAAATAAAGTTACAAATAAAAAATACCCCAACAGTTAGTTAAAATGTTGATGGTATTTTTTTATGTCTTATTTAGATTTTAAAAAGGTGCCATTCCAAGATGATATAATTGTCAACTGATATTTATCTGATACCAATAATGGCTGTCCATATGACTTAAGAATATTTAAATATATAAGCTTTTGTATCTCTCGTTTTTCTTACATAAAACAATTCTAAAAAAGTAAAAACAGAGTAAAATAATGAACTATATCCTATCCAAAAGTGAATCCTAATGAATTTCTCTCACATATGAAAATTAGATGACATGCTCTTGTTTTATTTTTAATAAACTAAAGTTTTAAAGGATTATTTGAAATTGATACAAAGAATTTGAATCAGAATTACTATATCATCTTTGTCGGTCTATGATGCAAATATCCCTGTTGAAGAGATACTCCTAATTCATAAAAAAGTTCTGAGTCTCGAATAGTCTCAATTTTTTCAATTATAACAGTTTTATCTTTGCTTAAAGTTTCTTCAATAATCGGTTTTAAGATATCTAACGTCAACTCATCATGTACTTTATCGACAAATATTCCATCTAACTTTAAAATATCAAAAGGTACATCTTGAAGTAAACTAATTGAAGTGTATATGGAACCAAAATCATCTATTGCAATAGAAAAATATTTATGAATTCTTTTTATTATTTTAATTATGTCTACATCTTCAATAAAAACTTTTTCGCTTATCTCAATAACAATATCTTCTCTTTTAATCTCATTCTCTTCTAATAAATTTAAAATAAATTGAACAATACTTTTATCTTTAAGCGCATGAGTCGACAAATTTAAGGCCAATTTGATTGGGTTGGTAATTGTTTCTCTTACTAGTTTATAATTTTCTATTGATTTTTTAATAATAAGTTTATCAAGCTTATCCATAAAATTAAACTTATCGGCAATATCAAAAAAGACTTTTGGATGAACAAAACCTAATTCTAAGTCGTCCCACCTTGACAATGCCTCAATATATTTAAACTGTTGCTGATTTATATCGAATATTTTTTGAAAATATATGTCAATTTTACATTCTATAATTGCTTGGTGTAATTTATTTTTTAATTTATGGTTTTCTAACATTTGTTGATATTGCTCTTTAGAAATCTGTATTATTTCATTTATTTCATTTATCTCAGCAAAATAACTACTTTCTTTTGCAACTTTCATAGCTGTTTCATAATCTGAATGTTCATCAACTATACCATATCCAATAGTTAAGCTAAGTCCAAGGGTATTCTCAGTCTCTGTTTTATTCTTGAAATCTGCTAAACGTTTAAAATAGTGTTCATAATTGTCCAATTTATTAAAAATCAACACAAATGATCTTTCGTTATTTAAATAGATATCGCCTTTCTTAGTCGTTATTTGTTTTAAATTTTTTATAATGTTTTCTTTTTCTTTAATGATGCTTTTTTGTTTGTTAAATACTTTGACTTGTTCATAGTTGGATATAGATACAAAGAATATAATACCTTGAGATTGTTTATTCTTCGCTAAATCAAACATTTCAATGCGAGGTAAACCGGTATGTTTGTCATATAAATTTTTGTTCTTCAATTGATTGATTCTCATATCGAGCTCCGTGATGTTAATTATAGTAAGAAGTATGAGATCTTTTTCTAACCTTTTTAAAATCATTTGATGTGAAGTATGATTTAATACATTTTTTACGTAAAAGCTGTGTTTGGTTTTGTTTTTTTTAAGAATTTTATTTTTCATTAATTTTAATATTCTTTTATGGTCTTGGTGACCTAACTGGGATCCTTTTTTGTTTCTCAAACTCATATCATCTTTATCAAAAAATAAGCGAGCCTCCTCATTCGCATATGAGAATTCATAATCATATAATATATTATCTTTACTATAATTCATTTTCAAAATTGCAAGACCAAAAGGTATTTTTTGCAAGAGATTTATAGCATGTAAAAGTCTTTCTTTCTCTAATAGAAAAAAACCAATAAGCATCGTAATACGGTCTTGCGATATTACATTATTAATATAGAAGGAATATTTTTTAAAATTTTTATGTTTAAAATTTATTGGTTTTACTATATTCTTGTTTTGGTAATTTATGATAATATCAGTAATTTTCTCTTCGTTTTCAAGTACGTCATCATTAAAAACATCAATATCGAATGATAGAACATTTTGAACTGTTTTGTTATTATTTTGGTATTGATCTGAAAAAATAATCTTTACTATTCCATTAATATCATCTATTTCAATAATTGATTGTTCGTTTGTAATCGTTTTCTTTAATTGATTAATTCCACGATTGTTTTTCATAATTTCCTCCTACAATAACTCTATGGTACTACCGAAGAATTATCGCAAATGAAATTCAAATTTATTTCTTAAGTTACCATTAATATCAT harbors:
- a CDS encoding EAL domain-containing protein, which translates into the protein MKNNRGINQLKKTITNEQSIIEIDDINGIVKIIFSDQYQNNNKTVQNVLSFDIDVFNDDVLENEEKITDIIINYQNKNIVKPINFKHKNFKKYSFYINNVISQDRITMLIGFFLLEKERLLHAINLLQKIPFGLAILKMNYSKDNILYDYEFSYANEEARLFFDKDDMSLRNKKGSQLGHQDHKRILKLMKNKILKKNKTKHSFYVKNVLNHTSHQMILKRLEKDLILLTIINITELDMRINQLKNKNLYDKHTGLPRIEMFDLAKNKQSQGIIFFVSISNYEQVKVFNKQKSIIKEKENIIKNLKQITTKKGDIYLNNERSFVLIFNKLDNYEHYFKRLADFKNKTETENTLGLSLTIGYGIVDEHSDYETAMKVAKESSYFAEINEINEIIQISKEQYQQMLENHKLKNKLHQAIIECKIDIYFQKIFDINQQQFKYIEALSRWDDLELGFVHPKVFFDIADKFNFMDKLDKLIIKKSIENYKLVRETITNPIKLALNLSTHALKDKSIVQFILNLLEENEIKREDIVIEISEKVFIEDVDIIKIIKRIHKYFSIAIDDFGSIYTSISLLQDVPFDILKLDGIFVDKVHDELTLDILKPIIEETLSKDKTVIIEKIETIRDSELFYELGVSLQQGYLHHRPTKMI
- the mgtE gene encoding magnesium transporter produces the protein MDNTVEMKIHELYMAETIDTETLFEYHPYDLAQAILSLEESARDNVYEQLNAEELALIFSFLEEEYILDLFTEMPPRLIVNIIQELDIDDAVDVIEMMEPGEQTGYLRLMDEEHRSTIKQLLRYEEDTAGAIMTTAYVEISVKDSVESGMKKLLKQAVEAETINTIYITDAKNTLVGTLSLREMILARKGQQIKDIMNDRIISVKTHYDQEDVASIFKDYDFTNLPVVDSLNRMLGIITIDDIVDVIEEEAQEDYGMFAGVSDIEIDSSSETVWLSTKKRLPWLIVLSVLGFVTSAIISQFEGALDQVPTIALFMPMILGMAGNTGTQALAVTVRALNNDAFSNKALIRNHLIREIGTGLLNGIIIGLVLFLVSFSFLLLINNVYAFDIAFVVSISIVISLTVSTFAGAFIPMLINAINIDPAVASGPFVTVINDILALSVYFTLATMLIINTL
- a CDS encoding OsmC family protein gives rise to the protein MANKVNVTFLESTEGVAKTEHFHTDISFTGKAFAPYELLLSGFASCLHATFMGIAKKMKVDYESVNYDVTGEKREKVPTFLKHVLVKVTVTGVEENQQNKFKKAMETAERYCSISAMIAKVAELEFEFKFE
- a CDS encoding GNAT family N-acetyltransferase — translated: MVVVAKTQKEILDNVLVRGKVFIVEQEIDWEIEFDGLDDQCVLFTAYDDKTHQPIGAARLYKNKVGRVATLKAFRKQGVATEIMAKIEEYANNNQIPELVLHAQLYVKDFYEHLNYIPVGDIFEEANIKHIKMVKKITP
- a CDS encoding HPr family phosphocarrier protein → MKRVYVIRNKEGLHARPATMLVHKANEFQSKITITHEGVSTDLKSIMSVLSLGVNQGALIEIEAEGVDEVPAIREITQLINKLSTK
- a CDS encoding inorganic diphosphatase translates to MEKVYEAIIEIPMGTKNKYEIDKERNRIKLDRVLYSPMTYPAEYGYIENTLAEDNDPLDILVISSSKTFPGCIVDARVVGYLNMIDNGEPDQKIIAVMNKDPRFSHINEINDIQEHTLREIKHFFKTYKDLQQNKIVEVKEFHDKIDALELIQECKKRYIGVKE
- a CDS encoding peroxiredoxin translates to MSEEENKVVNEPSKVTRMPLIGDDAPAFKATTTQGEINFPEDYEGKWVILFSHPADFTPVCTSEFITFATMIDDFKELNTELIGLSVDSLYAHIAWLRTIQEKIDWNGHSGVEVTFPLIEDISMNVASKFGMIQPNQSSTQAVRAVFVIDPEAKIRTILYYPLSTGRNFDEIKRIVQALQFADKHGAATPADWRPGDDYIVPPAGSCGKAKERMEGVDADYCLDWFMCFKKGEKTK
- a CDS encoding ATP-dependent metallopeptidase FtsH/Yme1/Tma family protein, whose translation is MEYIYIGIALLIVVAIVIFIVKKNSKPEPKKVEIDELHQLIINEDVNKIEFKRNKIILHVPDGNKFNTDALLAFGAKGIHVIGDKIKFYFDGDKNETYYNQMKEWVGE